GCAGTCGGCCACCCTGCCGTTCGACGACACCGCCGACTTCGCCGACGCCCACCGGGGCTTCATCGCCGCCCTGCGGCCCGGGGTGGTGACCGCCGCCGACGGGCGGGTGGTGTGGGACAACGACTCCTACGCGTTCCTGGCCGGCGACCCGCCGCCGACCGTGCACCCGAGCCTGTGGCGGCAGAGCCGGCTGTGCGCCGAACAGGGCCTCTACGAGGTGGTGGCCGGGGCGAGCGGAGCGACGGGGGACGGGGCCGGCATCTACCAGGTGCGCGGGCTGGATCTGTCCAATATCACCTTCGTCGAGGGCGACACCGGGGTCATCGTCATCGACCCGCTGATCAGCACCGAGACCGCCGCGGCCGCGCTCGGGCTGTACCGCGCCCACCGCGGCGACCGGCCGGTCCGGGCCGTGATCTACACCCACTCCCACGTCGACCACTTCGGCGGGGTGCTGGGGGTGACCAGCCAGGCCGCCGTCGACGCCGGCGAGGTGGTGGTCGTCGCGCCCGAACACTTCACCGAACACGCGGTGCAGGAGAACATCTACGCCGGCACCGCGATGGCCCGCCGGGCCGGCTACATGTACGGCACCGCGCTCGACCGCGGGCCGACCGGTCAGGTCGGTTGCGGGCTGGGGCAGGCCACCTCCACCGGCGAGGTGGCGCTGATCCTGCCCACCCTCGAGATCCGCGAGACCGGCGAAACCCACACCATCGACGGTGTCGAGATCGAGTTCCAACTCGCGCCCGGCACCGAGGCGCCGGCCGAGATGCACTTCTACTTCCCGCGCTTCCGCGCGCTGTGCATGGCCGAGAACGCCACCCACAACCTGCACAACCTGCTCACGCTGCGCGGTGCACTGGTTCGCGATCCGCACGCCTGGGCCGGTTACCTCACCGAGGCGATCGACCGGTTCGCCGACCGCACCGACGTGCTGTTCGCCTCCCACCACTGGCCGACCTGGGGCCGCGAGCGGATCGTGGAATTCCTTTCGCTGCAACGCGATCTGTACGCATACCTGCACGACCAGACGCTGCGGGAAATCAACCAGGGCCACACCGGCGCCGAGATCGCCGAGCACTTCGAGCTGCCGCCGGCGCTGCGCCGAGCCTGGCACACCCACGGCTACTACGGCTCGGTGAGCCACAACGTCAAGGCGATCTACCAGCGCTACATGGGCTGGTTCGACGGCAACCCGGCCCGGCTCTGGCCGCACCCACCGCAGGCCATCGGCCCGCGCTACGTGGCCGCCATGGGCGGCGCCGACCGCGTCGTCGAACTCGCCCGCGCCGCCTACTGTGACGGTGATTTCCGCTGGACGGCAACACTTCTCGACCATGTGATGTTCACCGACGCCGAGCATGCCGCGGCCCGGGAACTCTACGCCGACACCCTCGAACAGCTCGCCTACGGGGCCGAGAACGCGGTGTGGCGCAACTTCTTTCTCACCGGTGCGACCGAACTGCGGCGGGGCAACGTCGGCACGCCGACGCAGACCGCCTCGCCCACCATCCTGGCCCAGCTCACCCCGGAGCAGATCTTCGACGCGCTGGCGATCAACATCAACGGCCCGCGCGGCTGGGATCTCGACATCGCCATCGACGTCACCTTCGCCGATACCGCCGACAACCACCGGCTGACCCTGCGCAACGGTGTGCTCGTGCATCGCCGCGCACCGGCCGACCCGGACACCGCGCACGCCACCGTCACGGTCTCCGGCACCCGGCGGCTGCTCGCCCTGGCCGCCGGGGATACCGACTCACCCGGGCTGGACATCGCCGGCGACGCCGCGGCGCTGCAGGCGCTGGTCGCGGTGCTGGACCGGCCGG
The window above is part of the Mycolicibacterium hassiacum DSM 44199 genome. Proteins encoded here:
- a CDS encoding alkyl/aryl-sulfatase; its protein translation is MEPEPPSAVIEAAHREQSATLPFDDTADFADAHRGFIAALRPGVVTAADGRVVWDNDSYAFLAGDPPPTVHPSLWRQSRLCAEQGLYEVVAGASGATGDGAGIYQVRGLDLSNITFVEGDTGVIVIDPLISTETAAAALGLYRAHRGDRPVRAVIYTHSHVDHFGGVLGVTSQAAVDAGEVVVVAPEHFTEHAVQENIYAGTAMARRAGYMYGTALDRGPTGQVGCGLGQATSTGEVALILPTLEIRETGETHTIDGVEIEFQLAPGTEAPAEMHFYFPRFRALCMAENATHNLHNLLTLRGALVRDPHAWAGYLTEAIDRFADRTDVLFASHHWPTWGRERIVEFLSLQRDLYAYLHDQTLREINQGHTGAEIAEHFELPPALRRAWHTHGYYGSVSHNVKAIYQRYMGWFDGNPARLWPHPPQAIGPRYVAAMGGADRVVELARAAYCDGDFRWTATLLDHVMFTDAEHAAARELYADTLEQLAYGAENAVWRNFFLTGATELRRGNVGTPTQTASPTILAQLTPEQIFDALAININGPRGWDLDIAIDVTFADTADNHRLTLRNGVLVHRRAPADPDTAHATVTVSGTRRLLALAAGDTDSPGLDIAGDAAALQALVAVLDRPDPGFAIITP